A single region of the Nocardioides sp. W7 genome encodes:
- a CDS encoding amino acid permease — translation MSVFRTKSVEQAIADTDDPDHRLRKELGALDLVVFGIGVVIGAGIFVLTGTVAASHSGPALALSFLIAAVACGLAGLCYAEFASTVPVAGSAYTFSYASFGELIAWIIGWDLALEFTIGASALAVSFSGYLQELLAGTPLEVPAEIGSASGGVVDLPAVVVSLAIMVLLIRGTKLSSRVNQVIVAIKLAVVATVIVVGITLVDPGNWVPFIPESQPTPESAGGFLDLPLVTSIFGIEPAIFGIAGVVSGAAVVFFAFIGFDVVATTAEEAKNPQRDVPIGILGSLAVVTVLYAAVSLVVTGVQDYRDIDPDDAAPLATAFDAAGVSWMGDLISVGACIGLVAVAMILIMGQSRVAFAMARDGLLPRGLAKVHPRYGTPYRITLITGLVVAAIAGFVDLATLANLVNIGTLFAFILVSIGVAILRRTRPDLDRSFRTPAVYVVAALATVLCLYLMINLSGETWLRFGIWMALGVLVYAGYGRTHSRVGRREREAAATSDGR, via the coding sequence ATGAGCGTGTTCCGCACCAAGTCCGTCGAGCAGGCGATCGCCGACACCGACGACCCCGACCACCGGCTCCGCAAGGAGCTGGGCGCTCTCGACCTCGTGGTCTTCGGCATCGGCGTCGTGATCGGCGCCGGCATCTTCGTGCTGACCGGCACCGTCGCGGCCTCCCACTCCGGCCCCGCGCTGGCGCTGTCGTTCCTGATCGCGGCCGTGGCCTGCGGGCTGGCCGGGCTCTGCTACGCCGAGTTCGCCTCGACCGTGCCGGTGGCGGGCAGCGCCTACACCTTCAGCTACGCCAGCTTCGGCGAGCTGATCGCCTGGATCATCGGCTGGGACCTGGCCCTGGAGTTCACGATCGGCGCCTCGGCGCTGGCGGTGAGCTTCTCGGGCTACCTGCAGGAGCTGTTGGCCGGCACGCCGTTGGAGGTGCCCGCCGAGATCGGGTCGGCCTCCGGGGGCGTCGTCGACCTACCGGCCGTCGTGGTGTCGCTCGCGATCATGGTGCTGCTGATCCGCGGCACCAAGCTCTCCAGCCGGGTCAACCAGGTGATCGTCGCGATCAAGCTGGCCGTGGTCGCGACGGTGATCGTCGTCGGCATCACCCTGGTCGACCCCGGCAACTGGGTGCCGTTCATCCCCGAGTCGCAGCCGACGCCCGAGTCCGCGGGCGGCTTCCTCGACCTGCCCCTCGTGACCAGCATCTTCGGCATCGAGCCGGCCATCTTCGGGATCGCCGGGGTCGTCTCGGGCGCGGCCGTCGTGTTCTTCGCGTTCATCGGCTTCGACGTGGTCGCGACCACGGCCGAGGAGGCCAAGAACCCCCAGCGCGACGTCCCGATCGGCATCCTCGGCTCGCTCGCCGTCGTCACCGTCCTGTACGCCGCCGTCAGCCTGGTCGTCACCGGGGTCCAGGACTACCGCGACATCGACCCGGACGACGCCGCACCGCTCGCGACCGCCTTCGACGCGGCCGGTGTCAGCTGGATGGGCGACCTGATCTCGGTCGGCGCCTGCATCGGCCTGGTCGCGGTGGCGATGATCCTGATCATGGGCCAGAGCCGGGTCGCGTTCGCGATGGCGCGCGACGGCCTGCTGCCGCGGGGCCTGGCGAAGGTGCACCCGCGCTACGGCACGCCGTACCGGATCACCCTGATCACCGGCCTGGTGGTCGCGGCGATCGCGGGCTTCGTCGACCTGGCGACGCTGGCCAACCTGGTCAACATCGGCACCCTGTTCGCCTTCATCCTGGTCAGCATCGGCGTCGCGATCCTGCGCCGGACCCGGCCCGACCTGGACCGCTCGTTCCGCACACCGGCGGTGTATGTCGTGGCGGCGCTGGCGACCGTGCTGTGCCTCTACCTGATGATCAACCTCTCGGGCGAGACCTGGCTGCGGTTCGGGATCTGGATGGCGCTCGGAGTGCTGGTCTACGCCGGCTACGGCCGCACCCACAGCCGGGTCGGCCGGCGCGAGCGGGAGGCGGCCGCCACCTCGGACGGGCGCTGA
- a CDS encoding pseudouridine synthase, with translation MPPRSPLPRRHGLSAAWVCTPHRDPERPAGWGSMGAWLRDHVDARVEVESMLATERFVYADGRPVADADPYRAHTFVWFHRDLREEPVVPGPLTVVHRDERVVVVDEPAFLSTVPRGRHVTQSLVVRLREELGLPELTPMHRLDRVTSGLVVCATGTEWRGAYHAMFAQGTVRKTYRALAPWRGDLEAPTTVRNHIAAIPGTGRAEVVADGPVNAETRVELEERRGALAVYRLTPRTGRTHQLRLHLRDLGAPIVDDPLYPLDLQVDVDDFTRPLQLLASELEYADPVDGVLRRFVSPRSLPLDSALGDPGR, from the coding sequence GTGCCCCCACGCTCCCCGCTGCCGCGCCGGCACGGGCTGAGTGCGGCGTGGGTGTGCACGCCGCACCGCGACCCGGAGCGACCCGCAGGCTGGGGGAGCATGGGGGCGTGGCTGCGGGACCACGTCGACGCGCGCGTCGAGGTCGAGTCGATGCTGGCCACCGAGCGGTTCGTGTACGCCGATGGTCGGCCGGTCGCCGACGCCGACCCCTACCGCGCGCACACGTTCGTCTGGTTCCACCGCGACCTGCGCGAGGAGCCCGTCGTACCCGGACCGCTCACCGTCGTCCACCGCGACGAGCGCGTCGTGGTGGTCGACGAGCCGGCGTTCCTCTCGACGGTCCCGCGCGGGCGGCACGTGACGCAGAGCCTCGTCGTGCGCCTGCGCGAGGAGCTCGGGCTGCCGGAGCTGACCCCGATGCACCGTCTCGACCGGGTCACCTCGGGCCTGGTGGTCTGCGCGACCGGGACGGAGTGGCGCGGGGCCTACCATGCGATGTTCGCGCAGGGCACGGTGCGCAAGACCTACCGTGCCCTGGCACCGTGGCGTGGCGACCTGGAGGCACCGACCACCGTCCGCAACCACATCGCTGCGATCCCCGGCACCGGGCGCGCCGAGGTCGTGGCGGACGGGCCGGTCAACGCCGAGACCCGGGTGGAGCTCGAGGAACGCCGTGGCGCCCTCGCGGTCTACCGCCTCACCCCGCGCACCGGACGCACGCACCAGCTCCGGCTGCACCTGCGCGATCTCGGCGCCCCGATCGTCGACGACCCGCTCTACCCGCTCGACCTCCAGGTCGACGTCGACGACTTCACGCGACCGCTGCAGCTGCTGGCCAGCGAGCTCGAGTACGCCGACCCCGTCGACGGGGTCCTGCGCCGGTTCGTGAGCCCCCGCAGCCTGCCGCTCGACAGTGCTCTCGGCGATCCGGGCCGATGA
- a CDS encoding 6,7-dimethyl-8-ribityllumazine synthase, producing MSQAPTPHRIAVVASRWHADIVNEAVEGFIATVTAAGHARPEVVEVPGAFEIPLAVQRLASSGRYAAIAACGLVVDGGIYRHEYVASAVVDGLMRVQLATDVPVLSGVLTPLHFHEHEEHLAYFTRHFRAKGAELGAAALAVLALPGSAATGDEEPAQLPSR from the coding sequence ATGTCGCAGGCACCCACGCCCCACCGGATCGCCGTGGTCGCATCCCGCTGGCACGCCGACATCGTCAACGAGGCCGTCGAGGGATTCATCGCCACGGTCACCGCCGCCGGGCATGCCCGGCCGGAGGTCGTCGAGGTGCCCGGCGCCTTCGAGATCCCGCTGGCCGTCCAGAGACTCGCGAGCAGCGGGAGGTACGCCGCCATCGCCGCGTGCGGCCTCGTGGTAGACGGTGGGATCTACCGGCACGAGTACGTCGCCTCGGCCGTGGTCGACGGCCTGATGCGGGTCCAGCTCGCCACCGATGTGCCGGTGCTGTCCGGAGTGCTGACACCGTTGCACTTCCACGAGCACGAGGAGCACCTCGCCTACTTCACCCGCCACTTCCGAGCCAAGGGCGCGGAGCTCGGTGCCGCGGCTCTGGCTGTGCTCGCCCTGCCCGGCAGTGCTGCGACGGGCGACGAAGAGCCCGCTCAGCTGCCGAGCAGGTAG